One Lytechinus variegatus isolate NC3 chromosome 11, Lvar_3.0, whole genome shotgun sequence DNA segment encodes these proteins:
- the LOC121424119 gene encoding uncharacterized protein LOC121424119 yields MQADISRYRDRYRSCMLSAEEKMETPVKLKKSRYTLEQLQCMCDFVRINHTRLFGQPLSPCERVAETRRKAWEELSEQLAALGCPGRTASNLRQSWSDLKKKANEYARQRNKTGGGTCKIKPKMEMILAAMRDKAVYGIRGMETETGASEKPLSQNTAACAMLAEMGNPEEEEEVEEVVEETVVKEASKEEGGQGGHAGRQDVQHKRRCSVRYDQHTEYQERLLQVQQETLRTKQAMLQTFNNIHDVFKEIRNSLQQFVNGHQ; encoded by the exons ATGCAAGCCGATATCAGCCGATATCGCGATCGGTATCGCTCATGTATGCTGTCTGctgaagaaaaaatggaaacCCCAGTCAAA ctgaaaaagTCAAGATACACTCTTGAGCAGTTGCAGTGTATGTGCGACTTTGTGCGGATCAATCACACACGATTGTTTGGTCAACCTTTGTCGCCATGTGAAAGG GTTGCTGAAACAAGGAGAAAGGCGTGGGAGGAGCTGTCAGAGCAGCTAGCGGCTCTTGGCTGTCCAGGCCGCACAGCCTCCAACCTCAGGCAGTCCTGGAGCGATTTGAAGAAGAAAGCCAACGAATATGCCAGGCAAAGAAATAAGACTG GAGGAGGAACGTGCAAAATTAAGCCCAAAATGGAAATGATCTTGGCAGCGATGCGGGACAAGGCAGTTTATGGGATCCGGGGCATGGAGACCGAGACAGGGGCATCAGAGAAACCG CTATCACAAAATACGGCAGCCTGTGCCATGCTCGCTGAGATGGGGAATccggaggaagaggaggaggttGAGGAGGTGGTCGAGGAGACTGTGGTCAAGGAGGCATCGAAGGAAGAGGGGGGTCAAGGAGGTCATGCAGGACGCCAAGACGTCCAGCATAAGAGAAGGTGTTCTGTGCGGTATGACCAGCACACAGAATACCAGGAGCGTCTGTTGCAAGTTCAGCAGGAGACGCTCAGAACGAAGCAAGCTATGCTGCAAACATTTAATAACATCCATGATGTTTTTAAAGAGATCAGAAATAGTTTGCAGCAGTTTGTTAATGGACATCAGTAG